A single region of the Rhinoraja longicauda isolate Sanriku21f chromosome 12, sRhiLon1.1, whole genome shotgun sequence genome encodes:
- the LOC144598907 gene encoding actin remodeling regulator NHS-like isoform X5, translating to MKRPSMFPPPLPLTQHSHRLRAQRKQQTTKFHSTRSSSPTECCQMTPWSRKSIPPTDGDNDVITLGQRPKNPVPNVPTTLDRQTNWSKDLPLPTPEQKMRQQAQAVSSTVIPINVTGVGFERQVIGRYSFAHPQSALQRRRKLKRRKTICGLPRRVQQEIAGSDESSVAKERNVIVHVNPNLDYHGDEVNSTSARSRTKDSECQTEDILIAAPSVRRIRAQRGSDITSSLSRSDGNITTLADDSGSMFLAPIDNHVRSRSLSREGVRVSLLSHKLSQDNSVESIISAAEKYLPTPGKAEEEGSEASLFHQSPQTHHSIGVTVQPVQSPEHKDQVTKMSNFVPEQDMGNSEISSNSDTFGSPVNSLSSAGVILSSQMDQKEDHQSSSGNWSGSNSTCPSQTSETIHTASSPPLTGSSHCDSELYLNTPAHTNYDSPSFLLEQYAYQEDKVRGHRLNSFTSTETDVVEDLNTSNTSDAEWNYLHHCHDASCNQDFSPRHSRTNSLGCSSFASMVTCDSFLERPSSSRTDSGSHFSVDTEGYYTSMHFDCGLRTTRNYIFNYASTGSDGIQSAENASEFVELPPPDPLELRKQRFRSQSIALKKPKAKPAPPKRSSSLRKNEVCTSESYQNEPKTNNGQDGTVFSRDAQNSLQLDLSLASDGFKCPMLPNERNIPWDSHSTYANDNELSDPQFTPSETPLFKDGGAIQSDYAGLWLLNDLKSNDPYRSLSNSSTATGTTVIECTKSPEGSESQTSQSESRATTPSLPSIDNDFKLSSPDKLAGLASPSSGYSSQSGTPTSTLPTPLFPGPLSPNSGKRKPKVPERRSSLQPSFARDVNVLKKDLELPIIPPTHLDLSALQNVFKSKPSAHRNQLHISNHSKDHEAADRFNNGSSVSLAITPSVLQSVQLRSVSKTKQPKKERQEESGITEEPPYKNELFGYNTQNYNEFSNLPPQKSSSSEANTNFLDIESTKALQENNPNGDSLTPLSLHFHMAKSLKANRSSQNVEFGENQTIETTNCQAVSSTRTDISEANLVKSSIQIIYQDLSNPNNEFQNEVLALEIVNKEKPKSVPSSNNTITETLSAALPKPATTEKLERKLNFDSVNEDETVPPDIIQLESIGAQKLSKDTIEEMTQRLQDGSLENVVDTMRSAEAPCETPYDGRYKGHIDVGQGESYLTSPADPQMNEDNVFISPNKLRTTEDLFAVIHRSKRKLLGRKDSDEGPNVNKPRSSPGSSPGTPPTVQKQPGPIYRSVRKSNTSQEEFKLLLLKKGSRSDSSYRLSATEILKNASPVSPKSPEDISPEHAKDSEDNSISPSGCEMQLLISPCSPRFSTEGISSRSFSSPLSSRPSRSRAPPAAGSSRYSARSRLHSAPMQVISEGEAENSDGSLHDDRSSPT from the exons TTTCACAGCACTCGTTCATCCTCCCCCACTGAATGTTGCCAAATGACCCCATGGAGTAGAAAG TCCATTCCACCAACAGATGGTGATAATGACGTGATCACTTTAGGTCAGAGACCGAAAAATCCTGTACCGAACGTCCCTACAACACTAGACAGGCAGACAAATTGGAGCAAAGATCTACCTCTTCCTACTCCAGAGCAGAAGATGCGCCAGCAGGCCCAGGCTGTATCTTCTACTGTTATTCCCATCAATGTGACTG GAGTGGGTTTTGAGAGACAGGTCATAGGTCGATACTCCTTTGCTCATCCTCAATCTGCATTGCAGCGAAGAAGGAAGTTAAAGAGGCGAAAAACTATCTGTGGACTTCCAAGGCGTGTACAACAAGAAATTG CAGGTTCTGATGAATCTTCAGTGGCTAAAGAAAGGAATGTGATTGTTCATGTTAACCCAAACTTGGACTATCATGGTGATGAAGTGAATTCTACCAGTGCCCGATCTAGGACCAAGGACTCAGAGTGCCAGACAGAGGATATCCTTATTGCAGCGCCATCAGTGAGGCGGATCCGAGCCCAGCGGGGCAGTGATATCACATCTTCACTGTCACGTTCGGATGGGAACATCACAACCCTAGCCGATGACTCAGGCTCAATGTTCCTTGCACCAATCGACAACCACGTCCGTTCCCGTAGCCTTTCTCGAGAAGGTGTCAGAGTTTCATTGTTATCTCACAAGTTAAGCCAGGACAATAGTGTTGAAAGCATCATTAGTGCTGCTGAAAAATACTTGCCGACCCCAGGAAAGGCAGAGGAGGAAGGCAGTGAGGCCAGTTTATTTCATCAGAGCCCACAGACACATCATTCAATAGGTGTGACTGTTCAACCAGTGCAGAGTCCAGAACACAAAGACCAAGTGACAAAAATGTCCAATTTTGTGCCAGAGCAAGATATGGGAAACAGTGAGATCTCATCAAATTCAGATACATTTGGGAGTCCAGTCAACAGTCTCTCCAGTGCAGGAGTTATTTTAAGCagtcagatggatcaaaaggaggACCATCAATCCTCCAGTGGTAATTGGAGTGGAAGTAATTCAACATGCCCTTCACAGACATCAGAGACAATCCACACTGCATCCTCGCCGCCACTGACAGGATCATCACACTGTGATTCAGAACTATATTTGAATACACCCGCCCATACTAATTATGATTCACCCAGTTTCCTACTGGAGCAGTATGCATATCAAGAAGACAAAGTCAGAGGGCACAGACTGAACTCCTTTACTTCCACAGAGACAGATGTTGTTGAAGATCTCAATACAAGTAACACAAGTGACGCAGAATGGAATTATTTACACCATTGCCATGATGCATCGTGCAATCAAGATTTTAGCCCGAGGCATTCAAGGACCAATAGCTTAGGATGCTCAAGTTTTGCTAGTATGGTCACATGTGACAGCTTTCTTGAGAGACCATCCTCCTCCAGAACTGACTCAGGTTCACATTTCTCTGTGGATACTGAAGGGTATTATACATCCATGCACTTTGACTGTGGTTTAAGAACTACTAGAAACTACATTTTTAACTATGCATCTACAGGCTCTGATGGAATCCAGAGTGCAGAAAATGCTTCTGAGTTTGTTGAGCTCCCTCCACCGGATCCTTTAGAGTTAAGAAAGCAGAGGTTTCGGAGCCAGAGCATTGCTCTCAAGAAACCAAAGGCAAAACCAGCCCCACCAAAACGCAGTTCATCTTTGAGAAAAAATGAAGTCTGTACAAGTGAGAGTTACCAGAACGAACCAAAGACAAACAATGGGCAGGATGGGAcagtattttccagagatgcacaAAACTCATTGCAGCTTGACCTAAGCCTTGCATCTGATGGGTTCAAATGTCCCATGCTACCAAATGAAAGGAATATTCCTTGGGATAGTCACAGCACATATGCAAATGATAATGAGTTATCAGACCCTCAGTTTACCCCATCTGAAACACCATTATTTAAAGATGGAGGTGCCATACAATCAGATTATGCAGGCCTCTGGCTCttgaatgatttaaaatctaATGACCCTTACAGATCATTATCAAACTCCAGTACTGCAACAGGTACAACTGTCATAGAATGCACAAAGTCTCCGGAAGGTTCGGAATCGCAAACATCCCAGTCAGAATCCCGTGCTACcactccatcccttccctccattgACAATGATTTCAAACTGTCCTCTCCCGACAAATTGGCAGGCTTGGCATCACCATCAAGTGGATATTCAAGCCAGTCAGGAACACCGACCTCAACTTTGCCAACTCCTCTTTTTCCTGGTCCCCTGTCTCCAAACAGCGGAAAAAGAAAGCCAAAGGTTCCAGAGAGGAGGTCTTCTCTACAGCCATCTTTTGCAAGGGATGTTAATGTTTTAAAGAAAGACCTTGAATTACCAATTATACCTCCAACACATCTTGACCTAAGTGCTCTTCAGAATGTGTTTAAAAGCAAACCTTCTGCTCACAGAAACCAACTGCATATCTCAAATCATAGCAAAGACCATGAGGCAGCTGACCGATTCAACAACGGTTCATCAGTTTCCCTTGCCATAACCCCCTCAGTGCTACAGTCTGTACAGCTTCGCTCTGTTAGTAAAACCAAGCAACCCAAGAAAGAACGGCAGGAAGAATCTGGGATAACAGAAGAACCACCCTATAAAAATGAATTATTTGGTTATAATACACAGAACTacaatgaattttccaatttaccACCACAAAAATCATCTTCCTCAGAAGCAAACACCAACTTTTTGGATATAGAAAGTACTAAAGCGCTTCAAGAAAATAATCCGAATGGAGACAGTTTAACCCCTTTATCCTTGCATTTTCATATGGCAAAGTCTTTAAAAGCTAATCGGAGTTCACAGAATGTAGAGTTTGGAGAAAATCAAACGATTGAAACAACAAATTGCCAGGCAGTCTCCAGTACCCGCACAGATATAAGTGAAGCAAATTTGGTGAAGAGCTCCATACAGATAATATATCAAGACTTGAGTAATCCTAATAATGAGTTTCAGAATGAGGTCCTTGCACTAGAAATAGTCAACAAAGAGAAACCTAAAAGTGTGCCTTCATCAAATAACACCATTACAGAAACCCTGTCCGCAGCACTACCAAAACCTGCAACCACTGAGAAATTGGAAAGAAAGCTAAATTTTGATTCAGTCAATGAAGATGAAACTGTACCGCCAGACATAATTCAACTAGAATCAATAGGTGCACAGAAGCTCAGTAAAGACACTATTGAAGAAATGACACAGAGGTTGCAAGATGGCAGCCTAGAAAATGTTGTTGATACCATGAGAAGTGCTGAAGCTCCTTGTGAGACCCCTTACGATGGGCGATACAAAGGTCACATAG ACGTGGGACAGGGTGAGAGTTATTTAACTTCTCCCGCAGATCCTCAAATGAATGAAGATAATGTATTCATATCGCCAAATAAACTCCGCACAACAGAAGACCTTTTTGCTGTGATTCATAG ATCAAAGAGGAAACTACTTGGGAGGAAAGATTCTGATGAAGGGCCGAATGTAAACAAACCACGATCATCCCCTGGCAGCTCCCCTGGGACCCCTCCAACTGTCCAGAAACAGCCTGGCCCTATTTATAGGAGTGTCCGCAAATCCAACACCTCACAGGAGGAGTTCAAACTACTGCTGCTCAAAAAAGGCAGTCGGTCAGACTCAAGCTATCGACTGTCAGCGACAGAAATATTGAAAAATGCAAGTCCAGTTTCTCCCAAGTCTCCTGAAGATATTTCCCCAGAACATGCTAAAGATTCTGAAGACAATTCCATTTCCCCTTCTGGATGTGAAATGCAGTTGCTAATTTCACCATGCTCCCCAAGGTTTAGTACGGAAGGAATCTCCTCCAGGAGCTTCTCCAGCCCATTATCATCCAGACCAAGTCGCTCTCGAGCACCACCGGCAGCGGGCAGTAGTCGCTACAGTGCTCGCAGTCGCCTTCATAGTGCACCAATGCAAGTCATCTCTGAAGGGGAAGCTGAAAACTCAGATGGAAGTCTACATGATGATCGGAGCTCTCCCACATGA
- the LOC144598907 gene encoding actin remodeling regulator NHS-like isoform X4 has product MGRYHKLGEREHQRQLGERRLMKRPSMFPPPLPLTQHSHRLRAQRKQQTTKFHSTRSSSPTECCQMTPWSRKSIPPTDGDNDVITLGQRPKNPVPNVPTTLDRQTNWSKDLPLPTPEQKMRQQAQAVSSTVIPINVTGVGFERQVIGRYSFAHPQSALQRRRKLKRRKTICGLPRRVQQEIAGSDESSVAKERNVIVHVNPNLDYHGDEVNSTSARSRTKDSECQTEDILIAAPSVRRIRAQRGSDITSSLSRSDGNITTLADDSGSMFLAPIDNHVRSRSLSREGVRVSLLSHKLSQDNSVESIISAAEKYLPTPGKAEEEGSEASLFHQSPQTHHSIGVTVQPVQSPEHKDQVTKMSNFVPEQDMGNSEISSNSDTFGSPVNSLSSAGVILSSQMDQKEDHQSSSGNWSGSNSTCPSQTSETIHTASSPPLTGSSHCDSELYLNTPAHTNYDSPSFLLEQYAYQEDKVRGHRLNSFTSTETDVVEDLNTSNTSDAEWNYLHHCHDASCNQDFSPRHSRTNSLGCSSFASMVTCDSFLERPSSSRTDSGSHFSVDTEGYYTSMHFDCGLRTTRNYIFNYASTGSDGIQSAENASEFVELPPPDPLELRKQRFRSQSIALKKPKAKPAPPKRSSSLRKNEVCTSESYQNEPKTNNGQDGTVFSRDAQNSLQLDLSLASDGFKCPMLPNERNIPWDSHSTYANDNELSDPQFTPSETPLFKDGGAIQSDYAGLWLLNDLKSNDPYRSLSNSSTATGTTVIECTKSPEGSESQTSQSESRATTPSLPSIDNDFKLSSPDKLAGLASPSSGYSSQSGTPTSTLPTPLFPGPLSPNSGKRKPKVPERRSSLQPSFARDVNVLKKDLELPIIPPTHLDLSALQNVFKSKPSAHRNQLHISNHSKDHEAADRFNNGSSVSLAITPSVLQSVQLRSVSKTKQPKKERQEESGITEEPPYKNELFGYNTQNYNEFSNLPPQKSSSSEANTNFLDIESTKALQENNPNGDSLTPLSLHFHMAKSLKANRSSQNVEFGENQTIETTNCQAVSSTRTDISEANLVKSSIQIIYQDLSNPNNEFQNEVLALEIVNKEKPKSVPSSNNTITETLSAALPKPATTEKLERKLNFDSVNEDETVPPDIIQLESIGAQKLSKDTIEEMTQRLQDGSLENVVDTMRSAEAPCETPYDGRYKGHIDVGQGESYLTSPADPQMNEDNVFISPNKLRTTEDLFAVIHRSKRKLLGRKDSDEGPNVNKPRSSPGSSPGTPPTVQKQPGPIYRSVRKSNTSQEEFKLLLLKKGSRSDSSYRLSATEILKNASPVSPKSPEDISPEHAKDSEDNSISPSGCEMQLLISPCSPRFSTEGISSRSFSSPLSSRPSRSRAPPAAGSSRYSARSRLHSAPMQVISEGEAENSDGSLHDDRSSPT; this is encoded by the exons TTTCACAGCACTCGTTCATCCTCCCCCACTGAATGTTGCCAAATGACCCCATGGAGTAGAAAG TCCATTCCACCAACAGATGGTGATAATGACGTGATCACTTTAGGTCAGAGACCGAAAAATCCTGTACCGAACGTCCCTACAACACTAGACAGGCAGACAAATTGGAGCAAAGATCTACCTCTTCCTACTCCAGAGCAGAAGATGCGCCAGCAGGCCCAGGCTGTATCTTCTACTGTTATTCCCATCAATGTGACTG GAGTGGGTTTTGAGAGACAGGTCATAGGTCGATACTCCTTTGCTCATCCTCAATCTGCATTGCAGCGAAGAAGGAAGTTAAAGAGGCGAAAAACTATCTGTGGACTTCCAAGGCGTGTACAACAAGAAATTG CAGGTTCTGATGAATCTTCAGTGGCTAAAGAAAGGAATGTGATTGTTCATGTTAACCCAAACTTGGACTATCATGGTGATGAAGTGAATTCTACCAGTGCCCGATCTAGGACCAAGGACTCAGAGTGCCAGACAGAGGATATCCTTATTGCAGCGCCATCAGTGAGGCGGATCCGAGCCCAGCGGGGCAGTGATATCACATCTTCACTGTCACGTTCGGATGGGAACATCACAACCCTAGCCGATGACTCAGGCTCAATGTTCCTTGCACCAATCGACAACCACGTCCGTTCCCGTAGCCTTTCTCGAGAAGGTGTCAGAGTTTCATTGTTATCTCACAAGTTAAGCCAGGACAATAGTGTTGAAAGCATCATTAGTGCTGCTGAAAAATACTTGCCGACCCCAGGAAAGGCAGAGGAGGAAGGCAGTGAGGCCAGTTTATTTCATCAGAGCCCACAGACACATCATTCAATAGGTGTGACTGTTCAACCAGTGCAGAGTCCAGAACACAAAGACCAAGTGACAAAAATGTCCAATTTTGTGCCAGAGCAAGATATGGGAAACAGTGAGATCTCATCAAATTCAGATACATTTGGGAGTCCAGTCAACAGTCTCTCCAGTGCAGGAGTTATTTTAAGCagtcagatggatcaaaaggaggACCATCAATCCTCCAGTGGTAATTGGAGTGGAAGTAATTCAACATGCCCTTCACAGACATCAGAGACAATCCACACTGCATCCTCGCCGCCACTGACAGGATCATCACACTGTGATTCAGAACTATATTTGAATACACCCGCCCATACTAATTATGATTCACCCAGTTTCCTACTGGAGCAGTATGCATATCAAGAAGACAAAGTCAGAGGGCACAGACTGAACTCCTTTACTTCCACAGAGACAGATGTTGTTGAAGATCTCAATACAAGTAACACAAGTGACGCAGAATGGAATTATTTACACCATTGCCATGATGCATCGTGCAATCAAGATTTTAGCCCGAGGCATTCAAGGACCAATAGCTTAGGATGCTCAAGTTTTGCTAGTATGGTCACATGTGACAGCTTTCTTGAGAGACCATCCTCCTCCAGAACTGACTCAGGTTCACATTTCTCTGTGGATACTGAAGGGTATTATACATCCATGCACTTTGACTGTGGTTTAAGAACTACTAGAAACTACATTTTTAACTATGCATCTACAGGCTCTGATGGAATCCAGAGTGCAGAAAATGCTTCTGAGTTTGTTGAGCTCCCTCCACCGGATCCTTTAGAGTTAAGAAAGCAGAGGTTTCGGAGCCAGAGCATTGCTCTCAAGAAACCAAAGGCAAAACCAGCCCCACCAAAACGCAGTTCATCTTTGAGAAAAAATGAAGTCTGTACAAGTGAGAGTTACCAGAACGAACCAAAGACAAACAATGGGCAGGATGGGAcagtattttccagagatgcacaAAACTCATTGCAGCTTGACCTAAGCCTTGCATCTGATGGGTTCAAATGTCCCATGCTACCAAATGAAAGGAATATTCCTTGGGATAGTCACAGCACATATGCAAATGATAATGAGTTATCAGACCCTCAGTTTACCCCATCTGAAACACCATTATTTAAAGATGGAGGTGCCATACAATCAGATTATGCAGGCCTCTGGCTCttgaatgatttaaaatctaATGACCCTTACAGATCATTATCAAACTCCAGTACTGCAACAGGTACAACTGTCATAGAATGCACAAAGTCTCCGGAAGGTTCGGAATCGCAAACATCCCAGTCAGAATCCCGTGCTACcactccatcccttccctccattgACAATGATTTCAAACTGTCCTCTCCCGACAAATTGGCAGGCTTGGCATCACCATCAAGTGGATATTCAAGCCAGTCAGGAACACCGACCTCAACTTTGCCAACTCCTCTTTTTCCTGGTCCCCTGTCTCCAAACAGCGGAAAAAGAAAGCCAAAGGTTCCAGAGAGGAGGTCTTCTCTACAGCCATCTTTTGCAAGGGATGTTAATGTTTTAAAGAAAGACCTTGAATTACCAATTATACCTCCAACACATCTTGACCTAAGTGCTCTTCAGAATGTGTTTAAAAGCAAACCTTCTGCTCACAGAAACCAACTGCATATCTCAAATCATAGCAAAGACCATGAGGCAGCTGACCGATTCAACAACGGTTCATCAGTTTCCCTTGCCATAACCCCCTCAGTGCTACAGTCTGTACAGCTTCGCTCTGTTAGTAAAACCAAGCAACCCAAGAAAGAACGGCAGGAAGAATCTGGGATAACAGAAGAACCACCCTATAAAAATGAATTATTTGGTTATAATACACAGAACTacaatgaattttccaatttaccACCACAAAAATCATCTTCCTCAGAAGCAAACACCAACTTTTTGGATATAGAAAGTACTAAAGCGCTTCAAGAAAATAATCCGAATGGAGACAGTTTAACCCCTTTATCCTTGCATTTTCATATGGCAAAGTCTTTAAAAGCTAATCGGAGTTCACAGAATGTAGAGTTTGGAGAAAATCAAACGATTGAAACAACAAATTGCCAGGCAGTCTCCAGTACCCGCACAGATATAAGTGAAGCAAATTTGGTGAAGAGCTCCATACAGATAATATATCAAGACTTGAGTAATCCTAATAATGAGTTTCAGAATGAGGTCCTTGCACTAGAAATAGTCAACAAAGAGAAACCTAAAAGTGTGCCTTCATCAAATAACACCATTACAGAAACCCTGTCCGCAGCACTACCAAAACCTGCAACCACTGAGAAATTGGAAAGAAAGCTAAATTTTGATTCAGTCAATGAAGATGAAACTGTACCGCCAGACATAATTCAACTAGAATCAATAGGTGCACAGAAGCTCAGTAAAGACACTATTGAAGAAATGACACAGAGGTTGCAAGATGGCAGCCTAGAAAATGTTGTTGATACCATGAGAAGTGCTGAAGCTCCTTGTGAGACCCCTTACGATGGGCGATACAAAGGTCACATAG ACGTGGGACAGGGTGAGAGTTATTTAACTTCTCCCGCAGATCCTCAAATGAATGAAGATAATGTATTCATATCGCCAAATAAACTCCGCACAACAGAAGACCTTTTTGCTGTGATTCATAG ATCAAAGAGGAAACTACTTGGGAGGAAAGATTCTGATGAAGGGCCGAATGTAAACAAACCACGATCATCCCCTGGCAGCTCCCCTGGGACCCCTCCAACTGTCCAGAAACAGCCTGGCCCTATTTATAGGAGTGTCCGCAAATCCAACACCTCACAGGAGGAGTTCAAACTACTGCTGCTCAAAAAAGGCAGTCGGTCAGACTCAAGCTATCGACTGTCAGCGACAGAAATATTGAAAAATGCAAGTCCAGTTTCTCCCAAGTCTCCTGAAGATATTTCCCCAGAACATGCTAAAGATTCTGAAGACAATTCCATTTCCCCTTCTGGATGTGAAATGCAGTTGCTAATTTCACCATGCTCCCCAAGGTTTAGTACGGAAGGAATCTCCTCCAGGAGCTTCTCCAGCCCATTATCATCCAGACCAAGTCGCTCTCGAGCACCACCGGCAGCGGGCAGTAGTCGCTACAGTGCTCGCAGTCGCCTTCATAGTGCACCAATGCAAGTCATCTCTGAAGGGGAAGCTGAAAACTCAGATGGAAGTCTACATGATGATCGGAGCTCTCCCACATGA